Within the Sebastes umbrosus isolate fSebUmb1 chromosome 5, fSebUmb1.pri, whole genome shotgun sequence genome, the region tacatatatatatatatatatatatatatataactacctacctacctatttttatatatatatacatacacacacacctatttTTTCACATGGGTACATACTAATCCTGTCTATTTACCTTTTATTTGTTCAGCAttgttgtccttgttcctaGGTGTTATTTCTATATCTGTGTACATTGAgaacaatgcaaaaaaaacagtcaaaatcCTTGTATGTGTAGCTACATACTTATCCAATATAGGTGATTCTGATAATGCACGACGGGTGTACTAAggattttatttattgcatGGATGTCTGTAGTATAAACATAAATGACATTACATTTCATAATAAATGagttattctttgtttttttccacagctGTCCAAAACCAACTTCTCCAACAACAATGATTTCCGCTCATTTCTTCAGTCGCTGTGCGCCACCTTTAAGGAGTTCAAGATGCACGAACAGATTGAGAACGAGTACATCATCGGCCTGCTGCAGCAGCGCTGCTGCACCGTGTACAACGTGCACTCTGACAACAAGCTCTCGGAGATGTTGTCTCTCTTTGAAAAAGGGCTGCACAACGTTAAGGTAAATATAGATGCTTTACACATAGATGTTTTTACACCTATAGGCTTTACTTGAAGGGAAAACAACATACATGCGTTCTGCAGAGCTCAGCTGATAGTTGATGCTCAATGGTGGGGTAACACTCTGTCATTAGAATAACTATTATTTTAGCCACACAAAGATtgcagcatcaacaacaacatcacaattattatttttcatatatacattttaaatgtacagATGGGAAATAGTATATTtagtataatttattttaaagcctgtTTACAATTTGTAGCAtccattttttataaaactagcAAAAACCCAAGTTTTTGTCACTGTTGTATGGGGTTTCaaacgttttattttatttcttcgGTAAAGGCCAGATGCAGAAAGAAGTGGGCTGAATTGTATAATAAAGGCAGGGTTGTTTTTGTGATTTGCTTAACAAGAAAGAAGAAGTATTGTTCTCTCTCAAGCTATGGGCAAACCAATAGAATGGGCTTTCCAGAATGATGCAATTGTGTAAATCTTAATATCCGCTCTGCCTACGTcagtttgtaaaacacaaaGGAACATCCTGTATCTTTGGATGGAGATTACAAACACTGCCTTAGGGGAAAGATGTTTGTCTTGACATGAATAATACTGtgctgagatttttttttatggttagAGGACCTTATTTTGACTTTTCCTCAGTTGTTAAAGAAACATTGCAGAATATTAGGTCTGAGAAGTTTATAAATCATAATAGGTATGTGTAATAATCTAGCGGGTCTAGTTATGAAAATAATGAAGATGTTGTAGCCCGGATTGTAAAGAAGAACTGCCATGTTTTGGTTTTAAGAGACTCCATGAATTAACaattgttatgtgtttttagaaTGAATATGAGCAGCTTAACTATGCCCGGCAGCTGAAGGAGAGACTAGAAGCTTTCACACAAGACTTTCTGCCCCacatgaaggaagaagaagaggtatAAGATGTTAAAATTCCTTTTTCTTGTTATTATAACATATATTTTAATTCATTGATTCCCCCAAAGAATGGGTAAGACTAAATTGTGTTCctaaacaacaaagaaaaaaaagcattaaaaaaagctAAGGAAACATATTGCTCATATCCCAGCGAACTGCACTGTTGCAAGCTGTTTATAAACTAAGGAGATTCGTTGCAGGTGTTTCAGCCTATGCTTATGCAGTACTTCACCTACGAGGAGCTCAAGGACATCAAGAAACAGGTGATAGCGCAACACTGCAGCCAACACCAAGGGGACTGTGCCGCTGAGGTGTTGAAGGGCTTCAGCTTGTGGAGCCAGGCGGAGGAGCTGCAAAAAGCCTTTAAATATGCCGACCACGAGAAGACGGATTACGGTTAGTGAATAAAATATATTCCTAAATGTTAAAACTagtttttatgcaaacacacTAGAAGCCACAAGTAATTAGAAGAAATGGTTCATGTTTCTCATACCTGGAGCGAGGTTAAGTGGTTCAGTATTCAATATACCGGTCACAGCATGTACGTGAATGACTAGTTCTCTCAGTATTTCTGTGTACAGCAGACGCCGGAGGGGAAAGTCACAAGTCTGTACACTTTTCAAATATAGGGAGGTACATAGCTAAGTTTGTCACACTGTTGTGGCACTGAaaattaatgacacatttgATGCTTAATTGTGTAATTTAAAACTAGAGTCGGTAATCTTTAGAAACTAACAAGAGTgcgctagattttttaaaatgattcaacCTTAAAACCTAActcagtgttgccaactgttttccaatgaaagtagctagcagcactagctccaaaagtccctaaatctggAGAGAAAATCGCCAacttggcaacactgacagtccgttgcttcaggcctccctccaaagacactccacCAAAATTATAATCAAGAAAGTAAACAAGCTAGCAGTTTGTGGAAGACTCCGATGGCACGCAATGAGGTCGCAGGCAGGTAGTTCTACAGGCAGGTAGCCcgaatgattggacgggcttataaCAGTCCTTCGACAGCCACGGGTACCAGATTCCTTCTTTATttttcagagcatttgatttattgattgctgtcgggatgtaatgagaatttaaacaactataacaaaaatgtgtttttgaagaaggttaccaactctagctttaacaagTAAAAATACCAAATGTGGAAGAGCCAGTTTAATCTAAAATGTGAAAACCTGTTCTATCACTTTGGGTTCTGGTTATTTGTGATGGGCATTTCTAATATTTGAGTCATTTATAAACAAAAGAAACGAAAGAAAAATCAAGTAGATTGTATTGTCCAGCACTTGTTATGCAATAggctttttttcacagcagacattttgacttgtcatagagAAATACAGATCTtactaataacaaaaacaatggcTCCGTCCTATTCAAGTGTCCTACTAAGCCGTGACAGTGAGTCAGCATGTACCACAGCAGGACCTTGAAACAGAGCCAGCTAAAGTGGAATTCAGCTGTCAGgaattgtattatttacacctgtgcttttcctactgtgaaatgtcaaagtgtcttctgtgaaaaaggccgACGTCTGTCTGAACAATGCCATATTTAACTATTTAAGTCATTAGTTTCGTGAAAGGATAAATTGGCGTTTGTAAAAAGGTGCATTTCATAATTTTGGTATTTGAGTCGATAATgctgttttgtctttttcctcAGAACTGGAAAAGAACAGGAATTCTTCAACCCACATCTCCCAGCTTCCTACAGAAATCATGCTGAGGCTGTTCCACTATTTGGGCCCTGAAGATCTGTGTCGCTGCAGTCAAGTGTGCAGCTCTTGGTCGGAGCTGACCAAGACCGGCTCTCTGTGGAGGCATCTCTACCCCGTTCACTGGGCCAGAGGTAGGCTGCTAGTAGCTGGTGGTTACCTCAGGGAACAAAACATTGTTTACTAAGCTTAATTTTctctgtaaacaaacacttaATTGTATTAAGTATGTATAGTGGTACACTGCTGATAAATGTTTGTGTCTCTATAATGTAGGTGATTATTATAGTGGCCCACCCGGGGATCTGGACCAGGACCCAGATGAGGATTGGGTGAAGAGTCGGCAGAATGAGGGTCGGGCCTATCAGGAATGGGATGAGGATGCTGATGTTGATGAGTCTGGTAAGCTAAGAACTATGGTGTAATCGGGAATGTTCTATTGCTATTTTCAAACCCCTTCAACCTGCCTTTGGCAAGCTTTTAAATTCAAATTAGATGAGATAAAACTTATCTTAATTTAGTAGCTtgccaaaaaaatgtcagtgagtgCCCTTAAAAACACGATGAGCACTGTTTTTAATGCTCTAAAGTGTGAGATAATCAAGTATTTGTTTACACTGGTCAGCTGTAAAAGAGGCTCTATGTCATAAACAGATTATGCACCTAGAAAGTCGACTAAAATATATCTCCATTAACACTTGTATCAAAAAGCATGGGCTGGGTTGTTCTGACATTTCCATTATTTGGTTATCATGTTgatataagataataaaagtataGTGTGAGAAAATCTCAATGTGTTTGCCCAAGGTCCTCTGGCAGGACGCTCCACATTCGCTCATATGCTCTTGTGGTGAATTCAGTCACCTTTTTAAAGCCGTTTCTCACCAGTAGGAATACAGAAAATCCACATGCAgattttctctgtgtgtctcgtACAATATTGAATGTTGAGACACTAAATTGATAAGACGTTCCCACATCTTGGCAGCaagattgctttttttttaattgaaaaaaatattcatatgACATTGCAGACATGTTCTCAACATAATAGTTCAGAAAAACAAGGAtattaatttaaagaaataaacagaaataaaaatcataatttaaataatagaaTTTGGATGAGTTAACTTACAAAATTTAAAATTATCAGGGAAAAACAGCATACATTATTCTTCGTTAAAGACTTGAGCTACACCTGGCGGTATGACATCAtttggaacaaaggatttcattggtcaaacatatatttcccCAGGCGGAAATCCGCTGAAATCGATTTCcatcagaatatttttttcccgCACAAATGTTCCGCATGGGTGTGCAAGCGTTCATAAGAACCCAtgaaatcagtttttattaatttctgtgCAAGTTTTTCTGGACGTAAatccgtgcttggtgtgaaacggctttaaTTCACCTTCTTTTCTGGCTGCACTCTGACATAAAGGTAGTAAACACGCCTGCACGGTAGCGTAACATGTCATGCATGTTCTTGTTGATTATCTCTTCAGATGTGTCGGGACATAAGCAGGGCTCCCTGGCGATTGACACTGCTCAGCGAGAGAAGAGGCTTCTTAACGGGATGATCCACAACCTCCTGCCAGCTGTGGGTCCGTCTGTCAAGTCCATTGTTCTGGCATACAGTTCTACCGTCTCCAGTAAAATGGTGTGCAGCGCaaaatctttgttttgactgtaATCGTACGACACCTGATTATAAAGATTGTGTCAAGTCTGAACTGTCATACTTTTGTCCTCCTTTCAGGTGCGCCAGATCCTCAGTCTCTGCCCCAATATTAGTCACCTGGACCTGACCCAGACTGATGTTACAGACTGTGCATTTGAC harbors:
- the fbxl5 gene encoding F-box/LRR-repeat protein 5, producing MAPFPDEVDVFTGPHWRMKQLVGLYCEKLSKTNFSNNNDFRSFLQSLCATFKEFKMHEQIENEYIIGLLQQRCCTVYNVHSDNKLSEMLSLFEKGLHNVKNEYEQLNYARQLKERLEAFTQDFLPHMKEEEEVFQPMLMQYFTYEELKDIKKQVIAQHCSQHQGDCAAEVLKGFSLWSQAEELQKAFKYADHEKTDYELEKNRNSSTHISQLPTEIMLRLFHYLGPEDLCRCSQVCSSWSELTKTGSLWRHLYPVHWARGDYYSGPPGDLDQDPDEDWVKSRQNEGRAYQEWDEDADVDESDVSGHKQGSLAIDTAQREKRLLNGMIHNLLPAVGPSVKSIVLAYSSTVSSKMVRQILSLCPNISHLDLTQTDVTDCAFDSWSSLGACLYLEHLDLSGCEKITDHTMKKLSVGLGDLMSSTCFDKRSDRRAKLLKSSPIPITLMEERNLHSMGRKRQAIIFKPVTGRWGAACTPTQVWVLDSSDLADIEDTAEWSRRGGLSLPEAESFVETQLVGSSCCCRRSRRRGHRTGPNASYLHQQYAMSGEMFCGHSTCCTSDMALRTFSGPQCESGTTRSSTAEFRTKCSSFGGLQCPEREHRTDPSEAKRPLRFLSLSGCYQVTDLGLRALSQRGGLPFLEHLNLSGCLFITEVGLQELVSACPSLNDEHFYYCDNIDGPHADTASGCQNLQCGFRACCRSGE